One genomic region from Leptolyngbyaceae cyanobacterium JSC-12 encodes:
- a CDS encoding hypothetical protein (IMG reference gene:2510098129) yields MLGAVNNATIRQVSAAIYQAVLAMRQSHPEWLHERYRSLPWEQESHKTAFISKLELKLSKAPNPESLLTEVEIVLKLLATAAYFQTVEFQQLWADLNSMLQPSVSSQNQATETEQSVQSEVAEVEADNAIAILLLDAENLKPDVAVEAFLAKACTYPLRVKIAFANWRNQGKYDAELHNRHYDLIHVPNGNDMADGKMLVVGSSIRDRYPAVKEVLVCSSDKVMSNLCTKLRQEGLTVFQVRQQCDVIIVTNSETGTHATYSTTQLPAIPCLEDCIAQLKEIIRGEQQHGSAWVRLSKVSKLFRDQMGVAVSQVVATHSPGKKARDLFVDHPQHFAIHQPPKQTELYVSLFEDIALAPIKPSPQQEGEAHQNGKQPNSQPVSTLETAQASVTFQSRSQLEKAILQLVSNLTDERSNNFTDISTLGSQFHIRYRQPITAVIKQLQLNQRFPAFLKSCDALLVEQKGKVWQVRLRTRSQV; encoded by the coding sequence ATGTTAGGCGCTGTGAACAATGCAACGATCCGTCAAGTGAGTGCTGCGATCTATCAAGCAGTGCTGGCGATGCGACAGAGTCACCCTGAATGGTTGCATGAGAGGTATCGATCGCTACCCTGGGAGCAAGAATCTCATAAGACAGCATTCATCTCCAAATTAGAGCTAAAGCTGAGCAAAGCCCCAAATCCAGAAAGTCTCCTGACTGAAGTTGAAATTGTGTTGAAACTACTGGCAACTGCGGCGTATTTTCAGACGGTTGAGTTTCAGCAGTTATGGGCTGATTTGAATTCGATGCTGCAACCGTCCGTCAGTTCTCAAAACCAAGCCACCGAAACCGAGCAATCAGTTCAATCTGAAGTAGCCGAGGTAGAGGCAGATAACGCGATCGCAATTCTGCTGCTCGATGCCGAAAATCTCAAACCGGATGTTGCAGTCGAAGCCTTCTTAGCGAAAGCCTGCACCTATCCGCTCCGAGTCAAAATTGCCTTTGCCAACTGGCGCAACCAGGGAAAATACGATGCGGAACTGCACAACCGCCACTATGACCTGATTCATGTCCCAAATGGCAACGATATGGCAGACGGCAAGATGCTCGTGGTTGGTTCATCCATTCGCGATCGCTACCCCGCCGTCAAAGAAGTCCTGGTCTGCTCTTCTGACAAAGTGATGTCTAATCTCTGCACCAAGTTGCGGCAAGAGGGATTAACGGTGTTTCAAGTGCGCCAACAATGTGACGTAATCATCGTCACTAACAGCGAGACAGGAACTCATGCCACCTATTCCACAACCCAGCTACCTGCAATCCCTTGTCTGGAAGACTGCATTGCCCAGCTTAAAGAAATTATCAGAGGAGAACAGCAACACGGCAGTGCCTGGGTTAGACTTTCCAAAGTTTCCAAACTGTTTCGTGATCAAATGGGAGTAGCCGTCAGTCAGGTTGTTGCTACGCACTCTCCAGGCAAGAAAGCAAGAGATTTGTTTGTGGACCATCCCCAGCATTTTGCGATTCATCAACCCCCTAAACAAACAGAACTGTACGTCAGCCTGTTTGAAGACATTGCTTTAGCGCCCATTAAACCCTCTCCCCAGCAAGAGGGTGAGGCTCATCAAAACGGCAAGCAACCGAATTCTCAACCTGTATCCACCTTAGAAACAGCCCAAGCTTCAGTCACATTTCAGTCTCGGAGCCAGTTAGAAAAAGCCATCTTGCAGCTTGTTAGCAACCTCACGGATGAGCGATCAAATAACTTTACAGATATCTCAACCCTTGGGAGCCAGTTTCATATCCGCTACCGCCAACCAATCACGGCAGTGATCAAACAATTGCAGCTTAACCAGCGATTTCCAGCCTTCTTAAAATCCTGTGATGCTTTGCTAGTGGAACAAAAAGGCAAGGTTTGGCAAGTTCGCCTGCGTACTCGTTCGCAGGTTTGA
- a CDS encoding hypothetical protein (IMG reference gene:2510098127): protein MAKRRYSYQWLFSGVAGLCCLTGGWIVRDAIAPLAAHAYVARVDIVLDIQPGESYEAFLSRAETVARAAIQRSFDRDILTSEVYAIIVGQRQGASVQVLSAQMSRNQWRSRPDPRRWATYYPSARILLGFGAPTRGTPQVAPATATPQPTSIEVQSIPVVPSIPIPPSTPLTKPPSESAPDSTSPQPNLPDQTPPNTAPGTTPLPPPQLVR from the coding sequence ATGGCAAAAAGACGATACAGCTATCAGTGGTTATTCAGTGGAGTCGCTGGCTTGTGCTGCTTAACGGGGGGATGGATTGTGCGGGATGCGATCGCTCCCCTAGCCGCTCACGCCTACGTTGCTAGAGTGGATATTGTGCTGGACATTCAGCCAGGAGAAAGCTACGAAGCCTTTTTAAGTCGGGCTGAAACCGTTGCCAGAGCTGCCATTCAGCGTAGCTTTGATCGAGATATTCTAACGTCTGAAGTCTATGCCATTATCGTTGGGCAACGACAAGGCGCAAGTGTGCAAGTTTTGTCAGCCCAAATGAGCCGCAACCAGTGGCGTAGTCGCCCCGATCCGCGTCGTTGGGCTACTTATTATCCCAGTGCCAGGATTTTGTTAGGCTTCGGTGCACCTACTCGTGGCACTCCCCAAGTGGCTCCTGCTACTGCAACCCCTCAACCAACCTCCATTGAAGTGCAAAGTATTCCTGTTGTCCCATCCATTCCCATCCCACCCTCCACTCCTTTAACAAAACCGCCCTCTGAATCCGCTCCAGATTCCACCTCGCCGCAGCCCAATCTACCAGACCAAACGCCACCCAATACGGCTCCGGGTACAACACCGTTACCGCCGCCTCAATTGGTACGCTAG
- a CDS encoding UbiD family decarboxylase (IMG reference gene:2510098128~PFAM: 3-octaprenyl-4-hydroxybenzoate carboxy-lyase~TIGRFAM: UbiD family decarboxylases), which yields MARDLRGFIKLLEERGKLRRIQALVDPNLEIAEIANRMLQSGGPALLFENVKGSPYPVAINLMGTVERVCWAMNMEHPAELETLGNKLALLYQPRPPKKISQAVELGKALFDVIKAKPDRDLFPACQQIVLKNDDVDLNQIPLLRVYPGDAGKVLTLGLMITKDPETKIVNVGVYRLQLQSKNTMTVQWLSVRGATRHLRKAAEMGKKLDVAIALGVDPLVIMAAATPLPIDLSEWLFAGLYGGKGIHLAKCKTVDLEVPADSEFVLEGTITPGEVAVDGPAGDHMGYYGGVNEKAPLLRFHCMTHRKDPIYLTTFSGRPPKEDAMMAIALNRIYTPILRQQVPEIVDFFLPMEGLSYKVAVISIDKAYPGHARRAALAFWTALPQFNYTKFVVVVDKTIKIRDPRQVVWAITSKVDPARDVFILPDNPFDSLDFATEKPGLGSRMGIDATTKMYPESDRPWSETLKPDPDTAAMVDQRWAEYGLADLKLDDVNPNLFGYEMKF from the coding sequence ATGGCGAGAGATCTGCGAGGGTTTATCAAGTTACTGGAGGAAAGGGGAAAACTGCGGCGCATTCAGGCGTTGGTCGATCCCAATCTGGAGATTGCCGAAATTGCCAATCGGATGTTGCAAAGTGGTGGTCCAGCCTTACTGTTTGAAAATGTGAAAGGGTCGCCTTATCCTGTTGCGATTAACCTGATGGGAACGGTGGAGCGTGTGTGCTGGGCGATGAACATGGAACACCCAGCAGAACTGGAGACGCTCGGCAACAAGCTGGCGTTGCTGTATCAACCGCGTCCCCCCAAGAAGATTTCGCAAGCAGTCGAATTGGGCAAGGCGTTGTTTGATGTGATTAAGGCAAAGCCCGATCGCGACTTGTTTCCAGCCTGCCAGCAAATCGTGCTCAAAAATGATGATGTGGATCTCAACCAAATTCCACTACTGCGCGTTTATCCTGGCGATGCGGGGAAAGTGTTGACCTTGGGCCTAATGATTACCAAGGATCCAGAGACGAAGATTGTTAATGTTGGAGTGTATCGGCTTCAACTTCAGTCGAAAAATACGATGACGGTACAGTGGTTGTCGGTACGTGGGGCAACACGCCATCTTCGTAAAGCCGCTGAAATGGGCAAGAAGTTAGATGTAGCGATCGCACTGGGGGTTGATCCGCTCGTAATCATGGCAGCTGCTACCCCGTTACCTATCGATCTATCAGAATGGCTGTTTGCAGGTTTGTATGGGGGCAAAGGCATTCATCTAGCAAAATGCAAGACTGTGGATCTGGAGGTTCCGGCAGATTCCGAATTTGTTCTGGAAGGGACGATTACGCCCGGTGAAGTTGCGGTCGATGGTCCCGCTGGTGATCATATGGGCTATTACGGTGGTGTGAATGAAAAAGCTCCACTGCTGCGCTTCCACTGCATGACGCACCGTAAAGACCCAATTTATCTCACCACATTTAGCGGTCGCCCCCCAAAAGAAGATGCGATGATGGCGATCGCGCTTAACCGAATTTATACACCGATTTTGCGGCAGCAAGTCCCGGAAATTGTCGATTTCTTCTTGCCAATGGAGGGCTTGTCCTATAAGGTAGCCGTAATTTCCATTGACAAAGCCTATCCTGGTCATGCCCGACGGGCAGCATTGGCATTCTGGACAGCACTGCCTCAGTTCAACTACACCAAGTTTGTAGTTGTGGTGGATAAGACCATTAAGATTCGGGATCCGCGTCAAGTGGTGTGGGCAATCACGTCCAAAGTTGATCCGGCGCGAGATGTGTTCATACTGCCAGATAATCCTTTTGACTCGCTGGATTTTGCCACCGAAAAGCCAGGGTTGGGCAGCCGGATGGGCATTGATGCTACGACCAAAATGTACCCGGAGAGCGATCGCCCCTGGAGTGAAACCCTCAAACCCGACCCCGATACTGCCGCAATGGTAGATCAGCGCTGGGCAGAGTATGGGTTAGCCGACCTGAAACTAGACGACGTGAATCCTAACCTGTTTGGGTATGAGATGAAGTTTTAG